The DNA window AAGGAACTCCTGTAAAAATTGGGGTTTTAGCTTCTGGAAGTGGAACTAACTTTGAGGCGATCGCTCAAGCTATTCAAGACCAACAACTCAATGCTAAAATTCAAGTTTTAATTTATAATAACCCCGATGCCCAAGTCATAGAACGGGCGCAACGGTTTGGAGTCAAGACGATTCTTTTAAACCATCGCCACTATAAAAAGCGGGAAGATTTAGACCGAGAAATTGTTAAAACGCTGAAAGAACATGATGTTGATTGGATAGTATTTGCCGGGTGGATGCGAATTGTTACTCAAGTTTTAGTAGATGCGTTTCCTCAAAAAATTATTAATTTACATCCGAGTTTATTGCCGAGTTTTCCCGGAATTAGAGGCGTAGAACAGGCCCTAGAAGCGAAAGTTAAAATTACAGGATGTAGCGTTCATTTAGTTGAAGTCGAAGTCGATAGCGGCCCAATTTTGATGCAAGCGGCGGTTCCTATTTTAGCCGATGATACCCCGGAAACATTACACGCCCGGATTCAAGTTCAAGAGCATAAAATTTTAATTGGGGCGATTTCCCTGGTCAGTCAATGGCAAAATCAAAAATCAACTTAGGATAAATTTCACTTCCAGTTGGGCGACAATAATCAAATAGGATACAATCTCAAAACGTATTGGATTAACTTAAACCATCATGGAGCCAAATTCATTACCAACGGAGGTGATTTTGACCCATTCCTGTCAATCTCTGGGAAGTGTTTGTTTAGATTGGACACCGCAACCGGGTCATTATTTCAACTGGCAGGGTCAAACTTATACAGTTTTAGAACGTCGTCATCGCTATCAACTCAAATCAGGTCGTTACCGACTGCATAAAATTTCCTTGTATGTACAATCGGTAGAACGACCTGAAGATACAACTTTGATTAATGGACATTGGGTAATTGGGGATGTCAACTGTCGGTTTAACGCTCATTCAGAACTGATGCGCTGTGCAGTGAATCCCTCTGGCCCTTGTCAAGATTGTCGTTTTTTTGAACCGAGTTAATCCCCACAGAAAACCTGCACCCCTAAACCGATTTTACTGAGCTAATAAACTCATTTCAGCTTGATAATCTTTAGCGGAAACCAAGCGCCATTTTTGATCTCCCATCAGTTCTAAAACGTTTTGATGATAGCGTAATAAACTCATCCGATGCCCAACACTAATATAGGTTGTATCGGTTTCATCTAATTTTTTGTAAAGGAGTTCTTCATTTTTTAAATCTAAGGCACTGGTGGCTTCATCTAAAATGGCGTAGCGGGGTTTACTGATTAATAATCGGGCAAAGGCTAACCGTTGTTGTTCCCCTAAAGACAGAACATTCGCCCAGTCTAATTCAGTATCAAACCCATTCAATCGTTCGGGTAAATCGGCTAAATTGACTAACTTTAATACTTGACGTAATTCCGTTTCATCCACCTCTCGATTAATATTAGGATAGAGCAATTGTTGACGCAATGTTCCTAAAATCATATAGGGACGTTGGGGTAAAAATAACATCGACGATAATTCAGGACGAATTAACCGTCCTGTTCCTGATGTCCATAACCCAGCAATGGCGCGTAATAAAGAACTTTTTCCGACTCCACTTTGACCCATAATTACTAATCCTTCGCCAGAGGCTAAAGTCAGAGATAAGTCTTTAACCAATATTTTTTGGTAATTAGGAGTATTGAGCGTAAGGTGTTCTAAAGCTAGGGGAGAATCAACCGTCATATCAATTTGTGTATGTTCATGATCAAGGGTTTTAGGAGAGTCTAAAAATTCAGAAAACGTCGCTAAACGATTAATTCCGGCGGCAAATGCACTTAAGATGGCAATCTCACTAACAACAATTGAAAAGGCGCCTAAAACTTGAGCAAAGGCAAAATTAGCTTGAGTAATATCCCCAAATTTAATCGTCCCGGCGAAATAAACGGGAGCTAAGATTAACGAGGGGAGAATAATCACTGCATATTCGTAGCTTTTGGTAAAATAATTAACATTTCGTTGCCAACCAATTAATACATTAAAGTTTTGAAAGGCTTGAAAAAACCGTTGTTTAACTTGGTTGAGTTCCTGATGTTCCCCCTGATAAAAAGCAATGGATTCAGCATTATCTCGGACATGAACTAATCCATAACGAAAATCCGCTTCTCGTCTGAGTTGGTTAAAGTTGAGGGGAATTAAACGCCGTCCAATTAAAACTGTAATAATCGTACCGATCGCTGCATAAATTAAGAGAAAAATCGAAAGAGATTTAGAAATTGAAAACAGAATTCCCGTAAAAGAAATTACATCAATAATTGATCCCAAGAGAATCAATAAAAATCTTAAGCTGGTAATAGTAAAAGATTTTATATCTTCAGTAATCCGTTGATCGGGGTTATCAATTTTACCATCGGATTCGATTTGATAAAATGATCGTTGACTTAAATACCGTTCTAAAAATTCATCGGTTAACCATTTTCGCCAGTAGTTTCCTAAGCGTTCACGGGTATACATATACATGACAACAATGGGAGTTCCCACCACAAACACGCCCGCATAAACATAAAGAAATCGCCAAAATTCATCCTGACTTTTTTCAGCTAAAGCCGTGGTAAAAAAGTTACCCACATAGCTAATAATGACATTTAAGCCACTTACAAATAGGGATAACAATAAAAGTACAGTTAAAAACGCCCAAGGTTGCCAACGAGTTTGAATTTGATTTCGATACCCAAAAAACATTGCCATCGGAATCCCAAGCATTAAGATAACAACGATAATATAGGGAGAGTAAAAAATGCTGGCTACGGATTCGTATAAACCGGGAGCAATACTATTAAAAAAATCAGGAAAAATATACTGACTGGCAATAGAAACTACACTCACAAAAACAAAAACAGCCGCAAATAGAAAAATTAATAATGACAACAATAAACTCAAAAAGACTTTGCCACTTCCTGTCTCCACAGGATAAAAGAAGGGTTGAGCAATTCTCAAAAATCGTTGCCAAAGCTGCGGATCAAATTGATTCATATTTTTCTTTTTCATTGTTCTTAACACAGATATCCTATCCTATCAAAGTTAAACATTTCATGCTAGTTTCTACAGGCTCAATGCGTGAAATCGGCTACATTTTCGATTAATTAGTTACAAAAATTGGCACAAGAGGGTGAGGCGATCAGACATCGTAGCACTCAAGTTTCCCCATCATCTATTCATGGCTGAGTATCAGAAAGGCTAAAATCACTACAAAATCAGTGAATAAAACTACAAAACACTGGAGCCGGCAATTTACGAGAACTTGGGAAGAAGGCAAAAATTCCCAAAACCCTATTGAGGGATGTTATTATCTAGTTATACCAATAACACAAACACTGTGTAGAATGCACTCTTTTCCTTAAATCCGCTTTTTGCCTAAGCTTTCTGTTCCTAGTCTACATCGGATTGGATTAACACTCTTCACATCGGTTTCAACTCTTATCGGCCCGTTCAATATTCTCAGGTCTAGTTAATCATTTTGCTTAATATTCATCTTAAGATAGATGACAAGAGTTCATTCAATCTTTATCAGTCCCTTAACAAGTCCCACAATTTTCGGGGAAGGTCACTACTCAGATCGGCTGCACTCAACGATACAATGGTTCACGGTTTAAAAAGAACACGATGTCTAAAACGTTTAAAACCTATACAGTTGAATTTCATCACGACGGCAAAGTCCAAACCGTCGAAATTCCAGAGAATAAACACATTCTCGAAGTCGCACAAAAGGCAGGAATCGAGTTACCCAATTCTTGTAATGCCGGGGTTTGTACTACCTGTGCTGCCCAAATTATTGAAGGTGAAGTTGAGCAAAGTGAAGGTATGGGAGTAGGTACGGATCTGCAAAAAGAAGGGTATGTCCTTCTTTGTATCGCCTATCCCCGTTCTAATTTGAAACTAGCCACCGGAAAAGAAGATGAAGTCTATGCACGCCAATTTGGTCAAGTATCTTAATGAGGTAGGTTGACGGGTACGGGCGGGGTTACCCCGCCCCTACGACTGTTGATAGTTAGCAAGCGAGGACGCATTGCTTTCCCGGCGTCCTGGGCTGCTTCCTTCATACCGTGTTAATTTTTTGAAGCGAAAATATTCAGGATTAAACAAAACCATGACAACTCATTTTATTACGGCTGAAATTGATTTACAGGAATCTCCTATAAAGTTAAATCAAGCCATTGAAGCTGAATTAAACAAACGCGGTGAACCCCTACGCTGGGCAATTACCAGCATTGATTCCGAACAACAAAAAGCTCATGTTGAAGCCGTTGTAACAGTTGACAAAACGGTTGACAGTTGACCGTAGACTGATAACTGATAACTGATAACTGATAACTGATTCATGTCTCGTCCTTATACGGTAATTTTAATTATCCCAACGGGAATTGGTGCCACCATTGGGGGGTATGCAGGGGATGGTTTACCCGTTGCTAGGGCGATCGCTCAAGTTGCAGATACTCTGATTACCCATCCTAACGTTCTCAATGGTGCTCAACTTTATTGGCCGATGTCCAATACTTTGTATGTGGAAGGGTACGCTCTGGATCAATTTGCGGCGGGAACTTGGGGACTTCAACCTGTTCACTGTAACCGTGTTGGGTTACTCCTTGACCAAGCTATTGAACCGGAATTACGCCTGAGACATTTACAAGTGGCGGATGCGGCCAGAGCCACATTAGGCTTAACCTTAACGGACTATATCATTACTGATGCTCCCCTAAACGTAGAACTGAGAACCTCCTCCTCCGGTGCGTCTTGGGGAACGATTGGCAACCCCGACAGTTTGTTACGCGCCGCAGAACGCTTAATTACCGAAGCCAAAGCCGAAGCCATCGCCGTTGTCGCCCGTTTTCCTGAATCTGAAAATAGCAGTATTTTAGCAGCCTATCGTCATGGACAGGGCGTTGATCCCTTAGCGGGAGCAGAAGCGGTAATTAGCCATTTAATTGTCCGCACCTTTAACATTCCCTGTGCCCATGCTCCGGCCCTTTCTCCCCTTCCCCTTGATCCTGAATTATCCCCTCGTTCAGCAGCAGAGGAACTCGGATATACGTTTCTTCCCTGCGTATTAGTGGGGTTGAGTCGTGCCCCCCAATGGGTGACGTCTGCCACTTCGGGGACAATTTGGGCGGATCAGGTGGATGCGGTGGTTGTTCCGGCAACAGCCTGTGGAGGTTCTGCTATTATCAGTTTTAGCCGTAGAGACGCGCCATGGCGCGTCTCTACTACTCAAATTATTGCTGTCGGGGAAAATCAAACCCGAATGCAAGTCAGTCCAGAACAGTTAGGAATTCAAGCAATACAGGTAAACTCTTATTTAGAGGCTTTAGGAATTTTAGTGGCGCATAAAGCTGGAGTTGATCCAAATGCCCTGCGTCCGAATCTATTATCCCTGAGCGAACTTAAATATTATTAATTTTTAACCAACGTGGTAGAACAACAAACACCGAACAATTTTGAACTCGAACCGTTAACTCGGACTCAAGTTTTAGTCGCAATGGGGGGAACTGCCATTGTCTTATTAGCAATTGCTAAAGCTTGGTTACATTTGAGTCACGTTACCCTTTTACCTGTTAATTTTACCTGGATTAGTTTAGGGTGGGGCTTAGGTGTCGGCTTAATCATTACAATGGCTAGTTTTATTATGTATCGCATCTGGCCTGCCTATAGTCGCAGTGCGGATATTTATTTAAAATTAGTTTTGAGTCCTTTATTATGGCCGGATTTAATTTGGTTGGGTTTATTACCCGGACTCAGTGAGGAATTATTATTCCGAGGGGTGATGTTATCGGATTTAGGATTAACACCCCTGGCTTTAGTGGTTTCAAGTATTGCGTTTGGGGTTCTCCATTTTAGCGGTTCTCAACAATGGCCCTATGTGATTTGGGCAATTATTGTGGGGTTTATTTTAGGCTACAGTGCGATCGCCACAGGTAATTTATTAGTTCCCATTATTGCCCATATCTTGACTAATTTTATGTCCGGTTGTTTATGGAAATTAAAATATATTGGTGGGCAATCTTAACGGGAATTGGGAATTACGAATTACGAATTACGAATTACGAATTATAGATTTTTTCCACTTCCCTATTCCCTATTTTCTATTTTCTATTTTCTATTTTCTATTGCCTATTCCCTATTTTCTATTGCCTATTGCCTATTGCCTATTGCCTATTCCCTGTTCCCTGTTCCCTGTTCCCTGTTCCCTCCTATAAAAACTATTAATCTTCTTCGCTGAAATCCTCACATAAATCTTGTAATGTCTGATGTTGAAAACGACGGGAAGAACGACGATATTTTTTACTCGCCAATTTCGGTTCTAATTGTTGTTTACCTCCTAATTTTGTTTTAGATTTGACATTTCTTTCTACATCCGGCTGTTGTTGAATTGCTTCTTGATAGGCGATCGCAGTTTCTAAAAAATCCAAATAAATCGGATAGCGTTCCCAGTCTCCCCGGACAACACAATTAGGTTCATCTCGATGAGAACAATCACTAAATTGACATTTTCCTTGTTGAAAACGCTGTTTTGCTTCAGGAAAATAATCAACTAATTCTTGAGGTTCACAGTCTAATTCCGGTTGATTAAATCCCGGCGTATCTGCTAATAATCCTCCCGTAGGTAAGTGGAATAATTCAACGTGGCGAGTCGTATGTCTTCCCCGTCCTAATTTTCCTGAAACCGTTGCAACTCTTATATTAAGACTCGGAATTAATTGATTAATTAAACTCGATTTACCGACCCCCGAAGGGCCGGAAATTACTGTAGTTTTATCTTTGAGTTGATGCAGTAAAGTCTTTTCTTTAAAAGTATTTTCAGCGTCAAATAGGGATTTTTGAATAATTTTATGATCAGAATCAACCGTATATTCTAAACCCGTATTAACACTAATAAATAACGGATAATACCCCCAATTTAATAAGCGATCGCGCCATTCTAATAACTCCTCAGAGGAGACTAAATCGCATTTATTTAAACACAAACAGACCTCTAAACCCGTTGATTCAGCTTTAACTAAAAACCGACTTAACGCTGTTGCTTCTAACTCCGGTTCTGCGATCGCAAACACTAATAAAATCTGATTAGCATTAGCAACGGGAGGGCGACTTAATTCTGTAATTCGGGGTAAGACTTGAGCAATAGCTCCCCGTTTTCCTAACCAGTCCGGTTCCTCCACAACCACCCGATCACCCACCATCACCTGCTGACCCATTTTTTTCAACAGCGAACGACGGGTACACAGGAGTATCCTTTCCGAAGGTAAAACCCTCTGGATTTCTAGTTCAACCTGATAGAAATTCGCTTGA is part of the Planktothrix serta PCC 8927 genome and encodes:
- the purN gene encoding phosphoribosylglycinamide formyltransferase — protein: MNATVTGIDSTDCLISPAIPSPLFVEGTPVKIGVLASGSGTNFEAIAQAIQDQQLNAKIQVLIYNNPDAQVIERAQRFGVKTILLNHRHYKKREDLDREIVKTLKEHDVDWIVFAGWMRIVTQVLVDAFPQKIINLHPSLLPSFPGIRGVEQALEAKVKITGCSVHLVEVEVDSGPILMQAAVPILADDTPETLHARIQVQEHKILIGAISLVSQWQNQKST
- a CDS encoding DUF6464 family protein, translated to MEPNSLPTEVILTHSCQSLGSVCLDWTPQPGHYFNWQGQTYTVLERRHRYQLKSGRYRLHKISLYVQSVERPEDTTLINGHWVIGDVNCRFNAHSELMRCAVNPSGPCQDCRFFEPS
- a CDS encoding ABC transporter ATP-binding protein/permease encodes the protein MNQFDPQLWQRFLRIAQPFFYPVETGSGKVFLSLLLSLLIFLFAAVFVFVSVVSIASQYIFPDFFNSIAPGLYESVASIFYSPYIIVVILMLGIPMAMFFGYRNQIQTRWQPWAFLTVLLLLSLFVSGLNVIISYVGNFFTTALAEKSQDEFWRFLYVYAGVFVVGTPIVVMYMYTRERLGNYWRKWLTDEFLERYLSQRSFYQIESDGKIDNPDQRITEDIKSFTITSLRFLLILLGSIIDVISFTGILFSISKSLSIFLLIYAAIGTIITVLIGRRLIPLNFNQLRREADFRYGLVHVRDNAESIAFYQGEHQELNQVKQRFFQAFQNFNVLIGWQRNVNYFTKSYEYAVIILPSLILAPVYFAGTIKFGDITQANFAFAQVLGAFSIVVSEIAILSAFAAGINRLATFSEFLDSPKTLDHEHTQIDMTVDSPLALEHLTLNTPNYQKILVKDLSLTLASGEGLVIMGQSGVGKSSLLRAIAGLWTSGTGRLIRPELSSMLFLPQRPYMILGTLRQQLLYPNINREVDETELRQVLKLVNLADLPERLNGFDTELDWANVLSLGEQQRLAFARLLISKPRYAILDEATSALDLKNEELLYKKLDETDTTYISVGHRMSLLRYHQNVLELMGDQKWRLVSAKDYQAEMSLLAQ
- a CDS encoding 2Fe-2S iron-sulfur cluster-binding protein, which codes for MSKTFKTYTVEFHHDGKVQTVEIPENKHILEVAQKAGIELPNSCNAGVCTTCAAQIIEGEVEQSEGMGVGTDLQKEGYVLLCIAYPRSNLKLATGKEDEVYARQFGQVS
- a CDS encoding DUF3326 domain-containing protein, encoding MSRPYTVILIIPTGIGATIGGYAGDGLPVARAIAQVADTLITHPNVLNGAQLYWPMSNTLYVEGYALDQFAAGTWGLQPVHCNRVGLLLDQAIEPELRLRHLQVADAARATLGLTLTDYIITDAPLNVELRTSSSGASWGTIGNPDSLLRAAERLITEAKAEAIAVVARFPESENSSILAAYRHGQGVDPLAGAEAVISHLIVRTFNIPCAHAPALSPLPLDPELSPRSAAEELGYTFLPCVLVGLSRAPQWVTSATSGTIWADQVDAVVVPATACGGSAIISFSRRDAPWRVSTTQIIAVGENQTRMQVSPEQLGIQAIQVNSYLEALGILVAHKAGVDPNALRPNLLSLSELKYY
- a CDS encoding CPBP family intramembrane glutamic endopeptidase, giving the protein MVEQQTPNNFELEPLTRTQVLVAMGGTAIVLLAIAKAWLHLSHVTLLPVNFTWISLGWGLGVGLIITMASFIMYRIWPAYSRSADIYLKLVLSPLLWPDLIWLGLLPGLSEELLFRGVMLSDLGLTPLALVVSSIAFGVLHFSGSQQWPYVIWAIIVGFILGYSAIATGNLLVPIIAHILTNFMSGCLWKLKYIGGQS
- the rsgA gene encoding small ribosomal subunit biogenesis GTPase RsgA, translated to MSSTPSNDPLNTTELVGTVVAVQANFYQVELEIQRVLPSERILLCTRRSLLKKMGQQVMVGDRVVVEEPDWLGKRGAIAQVLPRITELSRPPVANANQILLVFAIAEPELEATALSRFLVKAESTGLEVCLCLNKCDLVSSEELLEWRDRLLNWGYYPLFISVNTGLEYTVDSDHKIIQKSLFDAENTFKEKTLLHQLKDKTTVISGPSGVGKSSLINQLIPSLNIRVATVSGKLGRGRHTTRHVELFHLPTGGLLADTPGFNQPELDCEPQELVDYFPEAKQRFQQGKCQFSDCSHRDEPNCVVRGDWERYPIYLDFLETAIAYQEAIQQQPDVERNVKSKTKLGGKQQLEPKLASKKYRRSSRRFQHQTLQDLCEDFSEED